A genomic region of Papaver somniferum cultivar HN1 chromosome 7, ASM357369v1, whole genome shotgun sequence contains the following coding sequences:
- the LOC113299146 gene encoding uncharacterized protein LOC113299146 isoform X3: protein MVENHDPGPSNQHIQSSYADKVKGKKSASFQDCNAARKIIKRTVGTDGNRTEVTKQGASVSQWKEVGRKEKRNDNVSASVAKDNAANSTAEGVQKDMGILGTNEQVTSSDVNRSNAAHNNVHSVGDDQDNTTWHQVKGKNCSGSKHVDSTPTP from the exons ATGGTTGAAAACCATGATCCGGGTCCAAGTAATCAACATATTCAATCTTCTTATGCTGATAAGGTTAAAGGGAAGAAATCTGCATCATTTCAAG ACTGTAATGCTGCTCGAAAAATCATCAAGAGAACTGTGGGTACTGACGGGAATAGAACTGAAGTTACAAAGCAGGGTGCGTCAGTTAGCCAATGGAAGGAAgttggaagaaaagaaaaaaggaatgaTAATGTTTCTGCTTCGGTTGCTAAGGATAACGCTGCAAATTCTACAGCTGAAGGGGTGCAAAAAGATATGGGAATTCTTGGTACTAATGAACAGGTAACTTCATCTGACGTAAACAGGAGTAATGCAGCTCATAATAACGTGCATAGTGTTGGAGATGATCAAGATAACACTACCTGGCATCAGGTTAAAGGAAAGAATTGTTCTGGAAGTAAACATGTTGATTCCACACCAACACCGTAG
- the LOC113299146 gene encoding uncharacterized protein LOC113299146 isoform X1: MIRVQVINIFNLLMLIRLKGRNLHHFKVKKLILLLLMIGILILMLYMIMVNLVLDVPIDLAKEGCDLFQFSLIGRLNFNGLKLPDVKKILENQWNILEDRCKLAPMTRGFFVIKLASKEDKEHVWHGGSWMVGKQSLRVINFYVNFDPERQPTSKTTLWVYFPGLFVELWTKKILISMAKLIGKKTLDHDFCNYVVVLIEIDMAKPIPNRIRVKANGNIFWQYVDVQDLEKANLCSHCKIMGHLLADCNAARKIIKRTVGTDGNRTEVTKQGASVSQWKEVGRKEKRNDNVSASVAKDNAANSTAEGVQKDMGILGTNEQVTSSDVNRSNAAHNNVHSVGDDQDNTTWHQVKGKNCSGSKHVDSTPTP, from the coding sequence ATGATCCGGGTCCAAGTAATCAACATATTCAATCTTCTTATGCTGATAAGGTTAAAGGGAAGAAATCTGCATCATTTCAAGGTAAAAAAACTTATATTATTACTGTTGATGATCGGGATATTAATACTAATGTTATATATGATAATGGTGAACCTTGTCCTTGATGTGCCGATTGATTTGGCTAAAGAGGGGTGTGATTTGTTTCAGTTTAGTTTAATCGGAAGATTAAACTTTAATGGTTTGAAACTCCCTGATGttaagaaaatattagagaatcaATGGAATATCCTTGAAGATAGATGCAAACTTGCACCTATGACTAGGGGTTTCTTTGTTATTAAACTCGCCTCcaaagaagataaagaacatgttTGGCATGGAGGATCCTGGATGGTTGGAAAACAATCTCTCcgtgtgattaatttttatgtgAACTTTGATCCGGAAAGACAGCCAACCTCCAAAACAACTCTTTGGGTTTATTTTCCAGGTTTATTTGTTGAATTATGGACAAAGAAAATTCTGATTTCGATGGCTAAGTTGATTGGTAAAAAAACTTTAGACCATGATTTTTGTAATTATGTTGTTGTTCTTATTGAAATAGACATGGCGAAACCTATTCCAAATAGGATTAGGGTTAAAGCGAATGGAAACATCTTTTGGCAATATGTTGATGTGCAGGATTTAGAGAAGGCTAATTTATGTTCCCATTGTAAGATAATGGGGCATTTGCTTGCAGACTGTAATGCTGCTCGAAAAATCATCAAGAGAACTGTGGGTACTGACGGGAATAGAACTGAAGTTACAAAGCAGGGTGCGTCAGTTAGCCAATGGAAGGAAgttggaagaaaagaaaaaaggaatgaTAATGTTTCTGCTTCGGTTGCTAAGGATAACGCTGCAAATTCTACAGCTGAAGGGGTGCAAAAAGATATGGGAATTCTTGGTACTAATGAACAGGTAACTTCATCTGACGTAAACAGGAGTAATGCAGCTCATAATAACGTGCATAGTGTTGGAGATGATCAAGATAACACTACCTGGCATCAGGTTAAAGGAAAGAATTGTTCTGGAAGTAAACATGTTGATTCCACACCAACACCGTAG
- the LOC113299146 gene encoding uncharacterized protein LOC113299146 isoform X2, with the protein MIRVQVINIFNLLMLIRLKGRNLHHFKFSLIGRLNFNGLKLPDVKKILENQWNILEDRCKLAPMTRGFFVIKLASKEDKEHVWHGGSWMVGKQSLRVINFYVNFDPERQPTSKTTLWVYFPGLFVELWTKKILISMAKLIGKKTLDHDFCNYVVVLIEIDMAKPIPNRIRVKANGNIFWQYVDVQDLEKANLCSHCKIMGHLLADCNAARKIIKRTVGTDGNRTEVTKQGASVSQWKEVGRKEKRNDNVSASVAKDNAANSTAEGVQKDMGILGTNEQVTSSDVNRSNAAHNNVHSVGDDQDNTTWHQVKGKNCSGSKHVDSTPTP; encoded by the exons ATGATCCGGGTCCAAGTAATCAACATATTCAATCTTCTTATGCTGATAAGGTTAAAGGGAAGAAATCTGCATCATTTCAAG TTTAGTTTAATCGGAAGATTAAACTTTAATGGTTTGAAACTCCCTGATGttaagaaaatattagagaatcaATGGAATATCCTTGAAGATAGATGCAAACTTGCACCTATGACTAGGGGTTTCTTTGTTATTAAACTCGCCTCcaaagaagataaagaacatgttTGGCATGGAGGATCCTGGATGGTTGGAAAACAATCTCTCcgtgtgattaatttttatgtgAACTTTGATCCGGAAAGACAGCCAACCTCCAAAACAACTCTTTGGGTTTATTTTCCAGGTTTATTTGTTGAATTATGGACAAAGAAAATTCTGATTTCGATGGCTAAGTTGATTGGTAAAAAAACTTTAGACCATGATTTTTGTAATTATGTTGTTGTTCTTATTGAAATAGACATGGCGAAACCTATTCCAAATAGGATTAGGGTTAAAGCGAATGGAAACATCTTTTGGCAATATGTTGATGTGCAGGATTTAGAGAAGGCTAATTTATGTTCCCATTGTAAGATAATGGGGCATTTGCTTGCAGACTGTAATGCTGCTCGAAAAATCATCAAGAGAACTGTGGGTACTGACGGGAATAGAACTGAAGTTACAAAGCAGGGTGCGTCAGTTAGCCAATGGAAGGAAgttggaagaaaagaaaaaaggaatgaTAATGTTTCTGCTTCGGTTGCTAAGGATAACGCTGCAAATTCTACAGCTGAAGGGGTGCAAAAAGATATGGGAATTCTTGGTACTAATGAACAGGTAACTTCATCTGACGTAAACAGGAGTAATGCAGCTCATAATAACGTGCATAGTGTTGGAGATGATCAAGATAACACTACCTGGCATCAGGTTAAAGGAAAGAATTGTTCTGGAAGTAAACATGTTGATTCCACACCAACACCGTAG